A part of Polynucleobacter sp. MG-Unter2-18 genomic DNA contains:
- a CDS encoding CoA pyrophosphatase encodes MPKNFKPQEPKLSIATPLNFDAQAIPIHEVCSDQPKVTAHHLDPSSLKQRFLNPPVWRPEITDENRHVIAADIISKRQAAGKVTRAAVLIPLLLKSDGLFVLLTQRTDHLHDHAGQISFPGGRMDPSDFDPNHTALRESEEEIGLNPQGVEIIGHLPQYLTVSGYSVTPVVGLVKPQAEYALDVFEVADVFEVPLHFLMDPANHQVRVWESDQGSRRFYSMPYENRFIWGATAGMLRNLYHLLKV; translated from the coding sequence ATGCCAAAGAATTTCAAACCCCAAGAGCCAAAACTGAGTATTGCTACGCCATTGAATTTTGATGCGCAGGCGATTCCAATTCATGAGGTTTGTTCGGATCAGCCCAAAGTGACTGCTCATCATTTGGACCCATCCAGCCTAAAGCAACGCTTTCTGAATCCTCCTGTTTGGCGGCCAGAGATTACTGATGAGAATCGGCACGTCATCGCTGCGGATATTATTTCCAAGCGGCAGGCCGCTGGAAAAGTGACTCGAGCAGCTGTCTTAATACCCTTGCTCCTGAAGAGTGATGGACTGTTTGTCTTGCTCACCCAAAGAACCGACCATCTACATGACCATGCCGGTCAGATCAGCTTCCCAGGTGGACGGATGGATCCGAGTGATTTCGATCCCAATCACACCGCTTTGCGAGAAAGTGAAGAGGAAATCGGCTTGAATCCTCAGGGGGTGGAGATCATTGGTCATTTACCTCAATATTTAACGGTTTCAGGATATAGTGTGACGCCGGTTGTGGGCTTGGTAAAACCTCAGGCAGAATATGCATTAGACGTATTTGAAGTGGCGGATGTTTTTGAAGTGCCTTTACATTTTTTAATGGATCCTGCAAATCATCAAGTGCGGGTCTGGGAGAGTGATCAGGGTAGTCGTCGGTTTTATTCAATGCCTTATGAAAATCGTTTTATCTGGGGTGCTACTGCTGGAATGTTGCGTAACCTTTATCATTTATTAAAAGTATGA
- the mog gene encoding molybdopterin adenylyltransferase, with protein sequence MKHTEAWKRSSPNEIKIGLISISDRASKGIYTDEGIPALQLWLQTAISTPCVFHERLIADEREVITETIVELTDDLGCDLVLTTGGTGPSRRDVTPEATIDAGTREMPGFGEQMRQISLRFVPTAILSRQTAVLREIEGHTALVINLPGQPKSIKETLEGLKDAEGKSVAPGIFAAVPYCIDLIGGPYIETDETIVKAFRPKRAIKK encoded by the coding sequence ATGAAGCATACCGAAGCTTGGAAAAGATCCTCCCCTAACGAAATCAAAATTGGCTTAATTTCGATCTCCGATAGAGCGAGCAAGGGCATTTATACCGATGAGGGCATCCCTGCCCTCCAATTGTGGCTACAAACGGCCATCAGTACCCCCTGCGTCTTTCATGAACGCCTCATTGCGGATGAGCGGGAGGTGATTACCGAAACGATCGTGGAGCTTACCGATGATCTTGGTTGCGATTTAGTCCTCACTACAGGCGGTACAGGACCTTCTCGCAGAGATGTCACCCCTGAGGCCACAATTGATGCTGGAACCCGGGAAATGCCCGGATTTGGCGAGCAAATGCGCCAAATTAGCCTGCGCTTTGTACCGACTGCTATTTTGTCTCGTCAAACTGCCGTTCTTCGAGAAATTGAGGGGCACACTGCCCTAGTCATCAACCTGCCAGGTCAACCCAAATCCATCAAAGAAACCCTTGAAGGTTTAAAGGATGCCGAGGGTAAATCAGTTGCTCCGGGTATCTTTGCTGCAGTCCCCTACTGCATCGACCTGATCGGTGGCCCTTATATCGAGACCGATGAGACCATCGTGAAAGCTTTTAGGCCCAAGAGAGCAATCAAGAAATAA
- the rimM gene encoding ribosome maturation factor RimM (Essential for efficient processing of 16S rRNA), which produces MNTPSLNDLIELGAVQDAQGLQGQIKVRPHSPDPVALLSSKELWLSLIPRRSAGVAVSHEQASLKLFKVKQAKMHSGTVVIALDGISDRDQAEALKGARILVAREVFPKTDSDSYYWVDLIGCKAINLQGEGLGEVIEVNDNGAHGIISLGDAQTKTVKQLVPFVKEAVQNVDLPNRLITLDWQPDW; this is translated from the coding sequence ATGAATACACCTTCCCTAAATGATTTGATTGAGCTCGGTGCAGTTCAAGACGCTCAAGGCTTACAGGGTCAGATTAAGGTTCGCCCTCATTCTCCCGATCCGGTAGCTCTCTTATCTAGCAAAGAACTTTGGTTATCTCTCATTCCTCGTCGGAGTGCTGGTGTTGCCGTTTCTCATGAGCAGGCTTCATTAAAGCTTTTCAAGGTGAAGCAGGCCAAGATGCATAGCGGTACGGTAGTAATTGCCTTGGATGGTATTTCTGATCGCGATCAGGCCGAAGCCTTAAAAGGTGCTCGCATCTTAGTTGCGCGTGAGGTGTTTCCCAAGACGGATAGTGATAGTTACTACTGGGTTGACCTGATCGGTTGTAAGGCAATCAATCTGCAGGGAGAGGGTCTGGGTGAGGTGATTGAAGTTAACGATAACGGCGCTCATGGAATCATTTCTCTTGGCGATGCACAAACCAAAACAGTAAAACAGTTAGTACCTTTTGTAAAAGAAGCAGTGCAAAATGTTGACTTGCCTAATAGGCTGATTACCCTAGACTGGCAGCCCGACTGGTAA
- a CDS encoding CobD/CbiB family protein — protein MTFFSILFALIAEQYRPVTSNHWIARMSARWLDWVAGEFGGKTEQGASPVGARMACLVAFILPTFLVFVLYVVFMVTFPILGFLWNVLIAYLFFGFRQFSHSFTLVHEAIANHDLPAARLALAQWYGPELDASNLTETEVISLALERAIIGSHHHVFGVLFWFLMPMGPAGVVLYRLADTAAQRWSQKGDFNLSESARHFFYVLDWVPARITAMGFAIVGNFEGAVYAWRHLTGKWSDSLSAVILASGSGALGVRLGEPMSEPDSDEALRMAEAGEPVFYEVGLEPNERTMRSAVGLVWRLVIAWMALLLMLTIALWLG, from the coding sequence ATGACTTTCTTTTCTATTCTCTTCGCACTCATTGCTGAGCAATATCGCCCAGTAACGTCAAATCATTGGATCGCGCGCATGAGCGCTCGCTGGCTTGATTGGGTTGCTGGAGAATTCGGCGGCAAGACTGAACAAGGTGCAAGTCCTGTAGGTGCGCGCATGGCCTGTTTGGTGGCGTTCATTCTGCCCACATTCCTAGTCTTCGTGCTGTATGTAGTCTTCATGGTGACCTTCCCAATTCTGGGATTCCTATGGAATGTGTTGATTGCCTATCTATTTTTTGGCTTTCGCCAATTTAGCCACTCTTTCACGCTAGTTCATGAGGCCATTGCAAACCATGATTTGCCTGCAGCTCGTTTAGCACTGGCGCAGTGGTATGGCCCTGAATTAGATGCTTCCAATCTCACTGAAACTGAAGTGATTTCACTTGCATTAGAGCGTGCCATCATTGGTTCGCACCATCATGTATTTGGTGTGCTGTTCTGGTTCTTAATGCCGATGGGTCCTGCAGGCGTAGTGTTGTATCGCTTGGCGGATACTGCTGCTCAGCGCTGGTCACAAAAAGGCGACTTTAATTTGAGTGAGTCAGCGCGCCATTTCTTTTACGTATTAGATTGGGTACCTGCACGCATCACTGCAATGGGCTTTGCGATTGTGGGTAACTTTGAAGGCGCTGTCTATGCATGGCGTCACCTAACTGGCAAATGGTCTGACTCTCTGTCAGCTGTGATCTTGGCATCCGGAAGTGGTGCCTTAGGTGTTCGCTTAGGCGAGCCTATGAGCGAGCCTGATAGCGATGAAGCTTTGCGTATGGCTGAAGCTGGAGAGCCTGTTTTTTACGAAGTGGGTCTGGAGCCAAATGAGCGCACCATGCGTTCTGCCGTAGGCTTAGTGTGGCGTTTAGTTATCGCTTGGATGGCTTTATTGCTAATGCTGACCATCGCTCTTTGGCTTGGCTGA
- the rpsP gene encoding 30S ribosomal protein S16, whose protein sequence is MVVIRLARGGSKKRPFYSIVATDKRNRRDSNFIERIGYFNPQAAATEQAMRIAQDRLTYWTGVGAQISPTVVRLIKNNPAV, encoded by the coding sequence ATGGTCGTCATTCGACTGGCACGCGGCGGTTCAAAGAAGCGCCCTTTTTATAGCATCGTGGCTACAGACAAGCGCAATCGTCGCGACTCGAACTTTATCGAGCGTATTGGTTACTTCAATCCACAGGCAGCAGCGACAGAGCAAGCAATGCGTATTGCTCAAGATCGTTTGACCTATTGGACTGGTGTTGGCGCGCAGATTTCTCCAACTGTAGTTCGTTTAATCAAAAACAATCCTGCGGTTTAA
- the rsgA gene encoding ribosome small subunit-dependent GTPase A: protein MEQFHALLTASYGRHYLAQRLVKDEYGNESPTGELIQVSTPAKQHIGAVGDRMLLEMTSVDQARIIRIEPRENLLYRSDAFKSKLIASNVDQILVALATQPAFSPDLLGRAVVAAETNQIDLHILLNKCDLKDNLEHARKIIAPYARMGYPVTEVSAKFDQASIEALRPAICGKVSVFVGQSGMGKSSLLNAWVPNAAAITQEYSVRLDTGKHTTTACRYFELPEAWGRDAKGKLGALIDSPGFQEFGLAHMSVSELEHAFREFHELLGKCRFHNCAHQSEPDCAIREAVDKNEIAPERLALFRQLRSDSKTADTQIQGISQAKERWSALAIKPSKR, encoded by the coding sequence ATGGAACAATTTCATGCGCTACTGACTGCCTCTTATGGAAGGCATTATTTAGCGCAGCGTTTAGTGAAAGATGAGTACGGAAATGAATCTCCTACCGGTGAATTAATTCAAGTCAGCACTCCAGCAAAGCAGCATATTGGCGCCGTGGGTGATCGCATGTTGTTGGAAATGACATCGGTTGATCAAGCCCGAATTATTCGTATCGAACCACGAGAAAATTTACTCTACCGATCTGATGCTTTTAAAAGCAAACTCATTGCTTCCAATGTCGATCAAATATTGGTCGCACTAGCTACGCAACCAGCCTTCTCTCCCGATCTTTTGGGAAGAGCCGTTGTTGCCGCAGAGACCAATCAAATTGATTTGCATATCTTGCTGAACAAATGCGATCTCAAGGATAACTTGGAGCATGCTCGCAAGATTATTGCGCCTTATGCTCGTATGGGCTATCCCGTTACTGAGGTATCAGCCAAATTTGATCAAGCCTCTATCGAAGCATTGCGCCCTGCCATTTGTGGCAAAGTATCTGTGTTCGTGGGCCAATCTGGCATGGGCAAATCTAGCCTACTCAATGCCTGGGTTCCTAATGCAGCAGCGATTACTCAAGAGTATTCAGTTCGCCTAGACACTGGTAAACACACTACAACCGCTTGCCGCTACTTTGAGCTACCAGAGGCTTGGGGGCGTGATGCTAAAGGCAAATTGGGTGCTTTAATCGATTCCCCAGGCTTTCAGGAATTTGGCTTGGCGCACATGTCGGTTAGCGAGCTAGAGCATGCTTTTAGGGAGTTTCATGAGCTACTAGGCAAGTGTCGCTTTCACAACTGTGCGCACCAATCAGAGCCAGATTGTGCAATACGAGAAGCTGTCGACAAAAATGAAATAGCGCCAGAAAGATTGGCGCTATTTAGGCAGTTGCGTTCAGACTCAAAAACTGCCGATACGCAGATTCAGGGGATCAGCCAAGCCAAAGAGCGATGGTCAGCATTAGCAATAAAGCCATCCAAGCGATAA
- a CDS encoding electron transfer flavoprotein subunit alpha/FixB family protein — MAALVIAEHDNQSLKAATLNAVAAALHCSSEVDVLVAGNQTDAAAAAAAKITGVRKVIQIDAPALVDQLAEPLGAQILSIASTYSHILAPATANGKNVLPRVAAKLDVAQLSDVTKVVSPDTFERPIYAGNAIATVQSADPVKVITVRTTGFDPVAATGGSAAIEKAALADSKVQSSFVGRELTKSDRPELTAAKIIVSGGRGLGSGEKYQEIVVPLADKLGAALGASRAAVDAGYVPNDYQVGQTGKIVAPQLYVAVGISGAIQHLAGMKDSKVIVAINKDPEAPIFSVADYGLVADLNTAVPELTNLLG; from the coding sequence ATGGCCGCACTCGTTATTGCTGAACACGATAATCAATCCTTAAAGGCTGCAACGCTCAATGCCGTAGCAGCTGCACTGCACTGCTCATCTGAGGTAGATGTTTTGGTTGCTGGTAATCAGACGGATGCTGCTGCTGCCGCTGCAGCGAAAATTACTGGTGTACGTAAGGTGATTCAAATTGACGCACCTGCATTGGTAGATCAATTAGCTGAGCCTTTGGGTGCGCAAATTTTATCAATTGCAAGTACTTACAGCCACATCCTGGCACCAGCAACTGCCAACGGTAAGAACGTCTTGCCACGCGTTGCTGCCAAACTAGATGTAGCGCAATTATCTGATGTCACTAAGGTTGTCTCACCGGATACCTTTGAGCGTCCTATCTATGCGGGTAATGCGATTGCTACTGTGCAATCAGCTGATCCAGTAAAAGTGATTACCGTTCGTACAACCGGCTTTGATCCGGTCGCTGCCACTGGTGGTTCTGCCGCCATTGAAAAAGCAGCGTTAGCCGACAGTAAAGTTCAATCTTCTTTTGTGGGTCGTGAGCTGACTAAATCTGATCGCCCTGAGCTCACTGCTGCCAAGATTATTGTTTCTGGTGGTCGTGGTTTGGGTTCTGGTGAAAAGTATCAAGAGATTGTTGTGCCTTTAGCTGACAAGCTCGGTGCTGCGCTTGGTGCATCACGAGCTGCAGTAGATGCAGGTTATGTTCCAAATGATTACCAGGTAGGTCAGACCGGCAAGATTGTTGCCCCGCAACTGTATGTTGCCGTTGGCATCTCTGGTGCTATCCAGCATTTAGCGGGCATGAAGGACTCTAAGGTGATCGTCGCGATTAATAAAGATCCTGAGGCACCAATCTTTAGTGTTGCTGATTATGGTTTAGTTGCCGATTTGAATACTGCTGTTCCAGAATTAACTAACTTACTTGGTTAA
- a CDS encoding M48 family metallopeptidase, with protein MTFTIVFLIAFIASFGLRHWLSQRQIRHVAINRDMVPTEFASQISLTEHQKAADYTIAKLRLGILENGVSAIILIGFTLLGGLQILNLSLLQLLGEGIAQQMALLISIVLISGILDLPFSWYKQFYLEERFGFNRMNGKLFFSDMFKGLGVGGAIGVPLLWVILSLMAQAGDFWWLWAWGVLTVFSLLMQWIFPTFIAPIFNKFQALEEGPLKTQIEALLSRCDFASQGLFVMDGSKRSAHGNAFFAGMGKAKRIVFFDTLIEKLNPGEVEAVLAHELGHYKCNHIRKRLLVSFAISFLTFALLGWISTQPWFYADLGVMPNLNGYNGGLALALFMLVAPVFSFFLTPLSSLASRKHEYEADGFAADKSSASDLISALVKLYQDNASTLTPDPIYTAFYSSHPPAPLRIANLKRFN; from the coding sequence ATGACATTCACAATTGTTTTTCTAATCGCCTTCATCGCCAGCTTTGGTTTACGCCACTGGTTATCCCAACGCCAAATTCGGCACGTCGCTATCAACCGCGATATGGTGCCTACTGAGTTTGCATCTCAGATCTCTTTGACCGAACATCAAAAGGCTGCCGACTATACGATTGCCAAATTGCGCCTAGGTATTTTGGAGAATGGCGTCAGTGCAATTATCTTGATCGGCTTCACGCTCTTAGGTGGATTGCAGATTTTAAATCTATCACTTCTGCAGCTATTAGGCGAAGGCATTGCTCAGCAAATGGCCCTGCTAATATCCATTGTCTTGATCTCCGGAATCCTGGATCTGCCCTTCTCTTGGTACAAACAGTTTTACTTAGAAGAGCGCTTTGGTTTTAATCGCATGAACGGCAAACTCTTTTTTAGCGATATGTTCAAGGGCTTGGGTGTTGGTGGCGCAATTGGCGTTCCACTTCTCTGGGTCATCCTCAGTCTGATGGCTCAAGCAGGTGACTTTTGGTGGCTGTGGGCATGGGGTGTACTCACTGTATTTAGTCTATTAATGCAGTGGATATTTCCGACCTTCATTGCTCCGATCTTTAATAAGTTTCAAGCGCTAGAAGAGGGGCCGCTAAAGACGCAAATCGAAGCCTTATTAAGCCGCTGTGATTTTGCCAGCCAAGGTCTGTTCGTCATGGATGGTAGCAAGCGCAGTGCGCACGGTAATGCATTTTTTGCGGGCATGGGCAAAGCGAAGCGTATTGTCTTTTTTGATACCTTGATTGAGAAGCTCAATCCCGGCGAAGTAGAGGCCGTTCTGGCTCATGAGCTTGGTCACTACAAGTGCAACCATATCCGCAAGCGTTTGCTAGTTTCCTTTGCTATCAGCTTTTTGACATTTGCACTCTTGGGATGGATTAGCACCCAGCCGTGGTTCTATGCCGATCTGGGTGTGATGCCCAACCTCAATGGCTATAACGGTGGCTTGGCTTTAGCACTCTTCATGCTCGTTGCACCAGTGTTTAGCTTCTTCCTGACGCCGCTGTCTAGCTTGGCATCACGTAAACATGAATATGAGGCAGATGGTTTTGCTGCAGATAAATCTTCTGCGAGTGATTTAATTTCTGCCTTAGTGAAGCTCTATCAAGATAATGCGTCAACCCTAACGCCAGATCCGATCTATACCGCTTTTTATAGTTCGCATCCACCAGCTCCATTACGCATTGCCAATCTCAAGCGCTTTAACTAA
- the orn gene encoding oligoribonuclease has product MSEKTSTPPLKAGPANEHLIWVDMEMSGLDPEKERILEIAVIVTDAHLNTIATAPVWVIRQEDALLDAMDAWNKGTHGRSGLIDKVKASTTDEATAEAECIAFLKKYIKPGIAPMCGNTIGQDRRFMAKYMPKLEAFFHYRNIDVSTLKELCKRWHPELVKGFTKKQAHTALADIEESIEELKYYREKFIVPLPE; this is encoded by the coding sequence ATGAGTGAAAAAACAAGTACACCACCGCTAAAGGCTGGGCCAGCCAATGAGCACTTAATTTGGGTGGATATGGAGATGTCTGGTCTAGATCCTGAAAAAGAGCGCATTTTGGAAATTGCTGTGATCGTGACCGATGCGCATCTCAATACCATTGCCACTGCTCCTGTTTGGGTGATCCGCCAGGAGGATGCCTTATTGGATGCGATGGATGCCTGGAATAAGGGCACTCACGGCCGCTCTGGCCTAATTGACAAGGTCAAGGCATCAACTACGGATGAGGCTACTGCTGAAGCTGAATGCATTGCCTTTTTGAAAAAATATATTAAGCCCGGTATTGCGCCAATGTGTGGCAATACGATTGGTCAGGATAGACGCTTTATGGCGAAGTACATGCCAAAACTAGAGGCCTTCTTTCATTATCGAAATATTGACGTTTCAACACTCAAAGAGCTCTGCAAGCGTTGGCATCCTGAATTGGTGAAGGGTTTCACTAAAAAGCAGGCGCATACCGCCTTGGCTGATATTGAGGAGTCAATTGAAGAGCTTAAGTACTATCGGGAAAAGTTTATCGTGCCTTTGCCAGAGTAA
- a CDS encoding META domain-containing protein produces MRIATFRPFKGPIERFFLILSCCGLGFLTACANVIPPCSAKTSPPSSEFRNTKWELVRWNLAPNSKGEVRARQIPQGDNSNPIQIIFDANGERVSGSTGCNRFTARITEDAKGFTLDQIASTKMACAPQRMELENDFLYELNDYRTIVRNGDQLLMIGADREVLSFMQKSNSSK; encoded by the coding sequence ATGAGAATAGCCACTTTTAGACCATTCAAAGGCCCTATAGAGCGCTTTTTTCTCATTCTTTCTTGCTGTGGTTTGGGTTTTTTGACGGCCTGCGCCAATGTGATTCCACCCTGCTCCGCCAAAACCAGCCCTCCGAGCAGTGAGTTTCGCAATACCAAATGGGAGCTTGTTCGATGGAATCTCGCACCGAACAGCAAAGGGGAGGTGCGTGCCCGACAAATTCCCCAAGGTGACAATAGCAACCCTATCCAAATCATTTTTGATGCCAATGGTGAGCGTGTGAGCGGATCAACTGGGTGCAATCGCTTTACTGCACGCATCACCGAAGATGCCAAAGGCTTTACGCTAGATCAAATCGCCAGTACAAAAATGGCCTGCGCACCCCAACGCATGGAATTAGAAAATGACTTCCTCTATGAATTAAATGATTACCGCACGATTGTGCGCAACGGCGATCAACTACTCATGATTGGCGCGGATCGAGAAGTCTTAAGTTTTATGCAAAAAAGCAATTCATCAAAATAA
- the rplS gene encoding 50S ribosomal protein L19, protein MNLIEKIEQEEIARLSANKVLPAFAPGDTVVVGVNVVEGTRKRTQAFEGVVIAKRNRGLNSSFIVRKISSGEGVERTFQTYSPLIASIEVKRRGDVRRAKLYYLRDRSGKSARIKEKLPARKVKAVAETAAE, encoded by the coding sequence ATGAATTTGATCGAAAAAATTGAGCAAGAAGAAATTGCTCGCCTAAGTGCTAACAAAGTACTTCCTGCTTTCGCTCCTGGCGATACAGTAGTTGTTGGCGTAAACGTAGTTGAGGGTACACGTAAGCGTACCCAGGCCTTTGAAGGCGTTGTGATTGCTAAGCGCAATCGCGGACTGAATTCTAGCTTTATCGTTCGCAAGATTTCATCTGGCGAAGGTGTAGAGCGTACATTCCAAACTTACTCACCCTTGATCGCTAGCATTGAAGTGAAACGTCGTGGTGATGTGCGTCGCGCGAAGTTGTACTACTTGCGTGATCGTTCAGGTAAGTCTGCACGTATTAAAGAGAAGCTTCCTGCTCGCAAAGTCAAGGCAGTTGCTGAGACAGCAGCGGAATAA
- the trmD gene encoding tRNA (guanosine(37)-N1)-methyltransferase TrmD — translation MRFDVVTLFPEMFSALTQWGITGRAYEQGLANINLWNPRDYCSDPRKTVDDRAYGGGPGMVMMAKPLEDTLFAIKEAHQSQNVASGPICLLAPQGEVFSQRIAKDILNYGNLTFICGRYEAVDQRFIDRNVDLQLSMGDFVVSGGELPAMTMMDAVIRLIPGALGDGDSAIQDSFMNGLLDYPHYTRPEIYENLSVPDVLLGGHHAKIADWRRQKSLELTLRLRPDLIKSARANGLLSKEDEQFLRTL, via the coding sequence ATGCGCTTTGATGTAGTCACCTTATTTCCTGAAATGTTCTCTGCTTTAACGCAGTGGGGTATTACTGGACGTGCCTACGAACAAGGTCTGGCCAATATCAATCTTTGGAATCCTCGGGATTACTGCTCCGATCCCCGTAAGACTGTGGATGATCGAGCATATGGTGGTGGCCCTGGCATGGTCATGATGGCAAAACCTTTGGAAGATACTTTATTTGCTATTAAAGAGGCTCATCAGTCTCAAAATGTTGCTTCTGGTCCAATTTGCCTCCTTGCCCCTCAAGGAGAGGTCTTTTCTCAGAGGATAGCGAAAGATATCCTCAATTACGGTAATTTAACCTTCATTTGCGGTCGTTATGAGGCTGTTGACCAGCGTTTTATTGATCGAAACGTTGATTTACAGCTTTCGATGGGTGATTTCGTGGTTTCTGGTGGTGAATTGCCTGCCATGACCATGATGGATGCAGTTATTCGCCTCATTCCAGGCGCCTTAGGCGATGGGGATTCTGCCATTCAGGATAGCTTCATGAATGGTCTTTTGGACTATCCGCACTACACCCGCCCTGAAATATATGAAAATTTATCCGTTCCGGACGTGCTTTTAGGCGGACATCACGCTAAAATAGCGGACTGGCGTCGGCAAAAGTCTCTAGAGCTGACGCTAAGGCTCAGACCTGATTTAATTAAATCGGCAAGAGCTAATGGGTTGCTAAGTAAAGAAGATGAGCAATTTCTTCGAACGCTGTAA
- a CDS encoding acyl-CoA dehydrogenase encodes MPYVAPVKDMLFVMNELAGLSEVVSYPSYAEAGADVDLAPVILEESAKFNQDVVAPLNWPSDQKPSSLKAGVVTTSPGFKEAFEQFAAAGWQGVVHPVEFGGQGLPKLIATACFEMVHSASLSFALCPMLTDGAIEALLTAASPELQERYVPKMISGDWTGSMCLTEPQAGSDLSMVRSRAVPEADGTYKIFGTKIYITYGEHDMAKNIVHLVLARTPDAPEGVKGISLFVVPKFLVNADGSLGERNDVHCVSIEHKLGIKASPTAVLQFGDHGGATAYLVGEENRGLEYMFVMMNAARFAVGMQGIAVAERAYQKAVQYAKDRVQSRDLEGSPGPVTIIHQPDVKRMLMTMRGYIEASRALAYYAAAAYDAQHASPDEAARKQNQAVYEFLVPIVKGFSTEMSIDVASLGVQVHGGMGFIEETGAAQHYRDARILTIYEGTTAIQANDLIGRKTVRDGGATAKLFSGRIQQTEKDLASSGSADAKAVLKQLTPAREAFEASVAYIVANAKTDIKAVYAGSFAYLRLCGLVLGAWQMARALLAAQELRAGDPNFYDAKIATARFFAENLLPQSQALATSILESGQSTNALTAEQF; translated from the coding sequence ATGCCGTATGTAGCCCCAGTAAAAGACATGCTATTTGTGATGAACGAATTAGCGGGGCTATCTGAAGTTGTTTCTTATCCTTCTTATGCTGAGGCTGGCGCTGATGTAGATTTAGCCCCTGTGATTTTGGAAGAGTCTGCCAAATTTAATCAAGATGTTGTAGCACCTCTCAATTGGCCGAGCGACCAAAAACCTAGCTCACTAAAGGCTGGTGTCGTCACTACTTCTCCTGGCTTTAAAGAAGCTTTTGAGCAATTTGCTGCAGCAGGCTGGCAAGGTGTTGTGCACCCCGTAGAGTTTGGTGGTCAAGGTTTGCCAAAACTGATTGCTACGGCATGTTTTGAGATGGTCCACTCGGCAAGCCTGTCTTTTGCTTTATGCCCGATGCTGACGGATGGTGCGATTGAGGCTTTATTGACTGCAGCGAGTCCAGAGTTACAAGAGCGCTATGTGCCTAAAATGATCTCCGGGGACTGGACTGGATCCATGTGCCTTACTGAGCCCCAAGCAGGCTCAGACCTATCCATGGTGCGTTCTCGCGCAGTTCCTGAAGCGGATGGCACATACAAAATTTTTGGTACCAAGATTTATATCACCTATGGTGAGCACGACATGGCGAAAAATATCGTCCATCTTGTACTAGCTAGAACACCAGATGCGCCAGAAGGTGTGAAGGGCATTTCCTTATTTGTAGTACCGAAGTTTTTGGTAAACGCCGATGGTTCGCTAGGTGAGCGTAATGATGTGCACTGCGTCTCGATTGAGCACAAGCTGGGCATTAAGGCCAGCCCAACTGCAGTCTTACAGTTTGGCGATCATGGTGGCGCTACCGCTTACTTGGTTGGCGAAGAAAATCGTGGCCTGGAATACATGTTCGTCATGATGAATGCAGCTCGCTTTGCGGTGGGTATGCAGGGTATTGCAGTTGCAGAGCGTGCATATCAAAAAGCAGTTCAATATGCCAAAGACCGCGTTCAGAGTCGTGATCTAGAGGGCTCTCCAGGCCCTGTAACCATTATTCATCAGCCTGATGTGAAGCGGATGTTGATGACTATGCGCGGCTACATTGAAGCCTCTAGAGCCCTAGCGTATTACGCGGCAGCTGCTTACGATGCACAGCATGCCTCGCCTGATGAAGCAGCGCGTAAGCAGAATCAAGCCGTATATGAATTCTTGGTACCGATTGTCAAAGGCTTTTCAACTGAGATGTCGATCGACGTTGCGAGTTTGGGTGTTCAAGTGCACGGTGGTATGGGCTTTATTGAGGAGACGGGCGCAGCGCAACACTATCGGGATGCTCGCATTCTGACGATCTATGAGGGCACTACGGCAATACAGGCGAATGATTTGATTGGTAGAAAGACGGTGCGTGATGGTGGCGCAACTGCGAAGCTGTTCTCAGGCAGAATCCAGCAAACTGAAAAAGATTTAGCAAGTAGCGGCAGCGCAGATGCAAAGGCGGTATTGAAGCAGTTAACTCCAGCGCGAGAAGCGTTTGAAGCTTCCGTGGCTTACATTGTGGCGAATGCTAAAACAGACATCAAGGCAGTGTATGCGGGGAGTTTTGCTTACTTGCGTTTATGTGGCCTAGTATTGGGCGCGTGGCAAATGGCACGTGCTTTACTGGCTGCACAAGAGTTGCGTGCAGGAGACCCAAATTTCTATGACGCCAAGATTGCTACGGCACGCTTCTTTGCGGAAAATCTATTGCCACAATCTCAAGCTCTGGCAACTTCGATCTTAGAGAGCGGTCAATCCACTAATGCACTGACAGCGGAGCAGTTTTAA